The Chryseolinea soli genome contains a region encoding:
- a CDS encoding histone H1: protein MKKFEELKTLIASLEDDMDKFYNKQNGAAGTRVRKAMQDLKSLAQEIRTEVQEAKNKEQ from the coding sequence ATGAAGAAATTCGAAGAATTGAAAACGCTGATCGCCTCTTTGGAAGACGATATGGATAAGTTCTACAACAAGCAAAATGGTGCTGCCGGAACACGCGTCAGAAAAGCGATGCAGGATTTAAAATCATTGGCGCAAGAAATCAGAACAGAGGTTCAGGAAGCAAAGAATAAGGAGCAGTAG
- a CDS encoding efflux RND transporter periplasmic adaptor subunit, protein MLRVPMFMFVGLVALLCQTSCHSKKEESQEETKFLITSPLRKDTLVVRQYVCQIRAIQHIEMRALERGYLQKIYVDEGQHVKAGQQMFQIMPLLYQAELQKSEAEANFAQIEYQNTKQLADSNVVSPNELAMSKAKLDKAKAELSLSQTHLQFTRINAPFSGIMDHFQVRLGSLVDEGDLLTTLSDNSKMWVYFNVPEAEYLDYKMKAKKDSVMRVQLIMANHQTFDHPGLVQTIEADFNNETGNIAFRATFPNPDGLLRHGETGNVQIKRPLKNALMIPQKSTFEVLEKKYVFVVDKDGVVKSREITIAAELPHIFVIQSGLDENDRILLEGLRQVRENEKISATFVKPDSVISHLELYAE, encoded by the coding sequence ATGCTGAGAGTACCCATGTTCATGTTTGTAGGCTTGGTTGCCTTGTTGTGCCAAACCAGCTGTCATTCTAAAAAGGAAGAATCACAGGAAGAAACAAAATTTTTAATCACCAGTCCGTTAAGAAAAGACACCTTGGTGGTCCGTCAGTATGTATGCCAGATCCGCGCGATTCAGCATATAGAAATGCGGGCGTTGGAGAGGGGTTATCTGCAGAAAATTTATGTAGACGAAGGACAGCATGTGAAAGCCGGACAGCAGATGTTCCAGATCATGCCATTGCTCTATCAGGCCGAGCTACAGAAATCAGAGGCGGAAGCAAACTTCGCCCAGATCGAATATCAGAACACCAAGCAGTTGGCCGACAGCAATGTGGTGTCGCCAAATGAATTGGCCATGTCCAAAGCGAAGCTCGACAAGGCGAAAGCAGAGCTGTCACTGTCCCAAACCCACTTGCAATTCACACGCATCAACGCCCCGTTCAGCGGTATCATGGATCACTTCCAGGTGCGGCTCGGAAGTCTTGTGGATGAGGGCGATTTGCTCACAACACTGTCGGACAACAGCAAAATGTGGGTCTATTTTAATGTGCCGGAAGCCGAGTACCTGGACTATAAAATGAAGGCGAAGAAAGACAGCGTAATGCGCGTTCAACTGATCATGGCCAATCACCAGACCTTTGATCATCCCGGCCTGGTTCAGACCATTGAAGCGGACTTTAACAATGAAACCGGAAACATCGCTTTCCGGGCAACCTTTCCCAATCCGGATGGACTGCTTCGACACGGTGAAACGGGCAATGTACAAATCAAGCGACCGCTTAAAAATGCGTTGATGATTCCTCAGAAGTCCACGTTCGAAGTGTTGGAGAAGAAATATGTCTTTGTAGTGGATAAAGACGGCGTGGTAAAATCAAGGGAAATTACCATCGCAGCAGAATTGCCACACATTTTTGTGATTCAGAGTGGTCTGGATGAAAATGACAGGATCCTCCTGGAAGGATTGCGCCAGGTGCGTGAGAATGAGAAGATAAGCGCCACGTTCGTGAAGCCTGACTCGGTCATTTCGCATTTAGAGTTGTATGCCGAATAA
- a CDS encoding DUF1080 domain-containing protein: MKSKVSMLTFLVCCCALCSIRLSAQAFQFAKDKLVAVHVAMSVETLKGKRVVRVAKDSAVKEVDEPTFVKLKGVEFKDGTIEVRVLSKLQPAAPELARGFIGVAFRINEDNSKFECIYIRPANGRDSNQVRRNHAIQYFSYPDYKFNRLRKEAPEQYESYADMGLNEWIKMKIVVKGQQAKLFLNENREPSLIVNDLKQDAEPGAIGLWVDVGTDGLFSDVSITR, encoded by the coding sequence ATGAAATCGAAAGTGTCCATGCTAACCTTTCTGGTTTGCTGTTGCGCGCTCTGCTCCATTCGGCTGAGCGCGCAAGCTTTCCAGTTTGCAAAAGACAAATTAGTTGCCGTCCATGTAGCGATGTCGGTTGAGACCTTGAAGGGCAAACGTGTTGTGCGGGTGGCGAAGGATTCGGCGGTCAAAGAAGTTGATGAACCTACGTTTGTTAAATTGAAAGGGGTGGAGTTCAAAGACGGCACGATCGAGGTCAGGGTACTCAGTAAACTCCAACCTGCAGCCCCTGAGCTTGCGCGCGGATTCATCGGTGTGGCGTTTAGAATCAATGAGGATAATTCAAAATTTGAATGCATCTATATTCGCCCGGCGAATGGAAGAGATAGCAACCAGGTGAGGAGAAATCATGCCATCCAATACTTCTCTTATCCCGACTATAAGTTTAACCGGCTTCGAAAGGAAGCTCCGGAGCAATATGAGTCCTATGCGGACATGGGACTGAATGAATGGATCAAAATGAAGATTGTTGTGAAGGGCCAGCAAGCCAAACTTTTCCTGAACGAAAACCGGGAGCCCTCACTCATCGTCAACGACCTCAAGCAGGATGCTGAGCCAGGGGCAATCGGTTTGTGGGTCGATGTCGGTACGGACGGACTTTTCTCTGATGTTAGCATTACAAGATAG
- a CDS encoding NADPH-dependent F420 reductase, with translation MSTNKSKIAVIGLGNIGKVVATNLVKGNRPVIVASRKIEEAKSFAQHVGSLATALEVSDAIKEADMVVLSVPFGTIKELVSKRAAEFKGKIIIDPSNPIAPDGNGGFKKIVGENESAGEIIAGLLPSGAKLVKAFGTLSAGSLSGAARRKLDAAVLFYAADDASVNDKIEELIKDSGFDPVRVGGIDQSIRIEVFGDLHEFGALGKVATLAEVEAKV, from the coding sequence ATGTCAACCAACAAATCAAAAATTGCAGTCATTGGCCTGGGGAACATTGGCAAAGTAGTGGCAACCAACCTGGTCAAAGGCAACCGGCCGGTTATTGTCGCCAGCAGGAAGATCGAAGAGGCGAAGTCATTTGCCCAGCACGTTGGAAGTTTAGCAACGGCATTGGAAGTCTCCGATGCGATAAAGGAGGCAGACATGGTTGTGCTGTCCGTGCCGTTTGGCACCATCAAGGAATTGGTGAGCAAGCGGGCTGCCGAGTTTAAAGGGAAGATCATTATCGATCCCTCGAATCCCATTGCACCAGACGGTAATGGAGGATTCAAGAAGATCGTCGGTGAAAACGAGTCTGCGGGGGAGATCATCGCGGGATTGCTGCCGTCGGGTGCAAAGCTGGTGAAAGCATTCGGCACGCTCAGCGCCGGCTCGTTGTCGGGCGCCGCCAGGAGAAAGCTCGATGCGGCTGTGTTGTTCTATGCCGCGGATGATGCCAGCGTTAATGACAAGATCGAAGAATTGATAAAAGACAGTGGCTTTGATCCCGTGCGTGTTGGGGGTATCGATCAGTCCATCCGCATCGAGGTTTTTGGCGATCTCCATGAATTCGGGGCCCTCGGTAAAGTTGCTACGCTGGCCGAAGTGGAGGCAAAAGTCTAA
- a CDS encoding Crp/Fnr family transcriptional regulator has product MQEELANYIKGIITVTDDELEKILSYFEPLEVEKNELLVIRGQTSQRTFFVGKGCLRIFFITEDGQEATRYIAFENNFATALCSFISNEPSLEFIQALEPTNLLYISHKDFYHLLEIIPSWEKFYRHYLENAYVNNTNRLMSFLTLDATDRYKQLLDTHPKIVQRLPNKVVATYLNISQETLSRLKSKR; this is encoded by the coding sequence ATGCAAGAAGAACTCGCCAACTACATCAAAGGAATTATAACGGTCACAGACGACGAACTGGAGAAAATTCTTTCTTATTTCGAGCCCCTGGAAGTTGAAAAAAACGAACTATTAGTCATTCGGGGACAAACCAGCCAACGAACCTTTTTCGTTGGCAAGGGTTGTTTACGCATATTTTTCATCACGGAAGACGGACAGGAGGCCACGCGCTATATAGCCTTTGAAAATAATTTCGCGACGGCACTCTGCAGCTTCATTTCAAATGAGCCTTCTTTGGAATTCATCCAGGCATTGGAACCTACAAACCTCCTTTACATTTCGCACAAAGACTTTTACCATTTGCTGGAGATCATTCCTTCATGGGAAAAGTTCTACCGGCATTATTTAGAAAACGCCTACGTAAATAACACCAACAGGCTGATGTCGTTCCTTACCCTTGATGCGACGGACCGTTATAAGCAACTGCTGGACACCCATCCAAAAATTGTCCAGCGTTTACCAAACAAGGTCGTGGCAACTTACCTGAATATTTCACAGGAGACATTGAGCAGGCTTAAATCAAAACGTTAA
- a CDS encoding DUF4267 domain-containing protein: MKHIAKQTIFWISILSGIGLLCIGLRFFLDPLGAETDFGINTLTHGDFSFQYIKGARDFFFGLIILILLWQKEWRTLGLVLLPGAIIPAADFCIVLSQPGYTTSHLYPHLTAVIICLACGAYYLTHFKKANP; the protein is encoded by the coding sequence ATGAAACACATCGCAAAACAAACAATCTTCTGGATCAGCATCCTCTCTGGTATCGGTCTCTTATGCATTGGCCTGAGATTCTTCCTCGATCCCCTTGGCGCCGAAACAGACTTTGGCATCAACACCTTAACCCATGGCGATTTCTCTTTTCAGTACATCAAAGGAGCACGGGATTTTTTCTTCGGATTAATTATTCTCATCCTGCTGTGGCAAAAGGAGTGGCGCACCCTGGGGCTGGTCTTGCTGCCCGGGGCCATTATCCCCGCGGCTGACTTTTGTATTGTTCTATCGCAGCCAGGTTATACAACCAGCCACTTATATCCACACCTGACCGCCGTGATCATCTGCCTGGCCTGCGGAGCATACTATCTCACCCACTTCAAAAAAGCAAACCCATGA
- a CDS encoding Crp/Fnr family transcriptional regulator, with protein sequence MAADLIQFITQLITLTSTEKKLVQDLFKEKNYKKGDFFLAEGETCKHVGFITKGIMRYYINDEGEEKTYGFSKENDFVSNYESFVPQTPSQQIIQALEDCVLRVISRNDLPQFYTEIKEGERFGRLVIEQVFIQTLKERNSFYTDSPEFRYEKFIQQHPDLQQRLSQYYIASYVGVKPQSLSRIRKRLSVS encoded by the coding sequence ATGGCGGCTGACCTTATTCAATTCATAACACAATTGATCACGCTTACTTCAACGGAAAAGAAGCTGGTACAAGATCTTTTTAAAGAGAAAAACTACAAGAAGGGAGACTTCTTTCTGGCCGAGGGCGAAACGTGCAAACACGTTGGCTTTATAACAAAAGGCATCATGCGCTATTACATCAACGACGAAGGCGAAGAGAAGACGTACGGCTTTTCCAAGGAAAATGACTTTGTTTCCAACTATGAGAGCTTCGTACCACAAACACCCTCGCAGCAGATCATCCAGGCCCTGGAAGATTGCGTCTTGCGGGTCATCTCGCGAAATGATTTGCCGCAGTTTTACACCGAAATAAAGGAAGGCGAGCGCTTTGGACGGCTTGTCATCGAACAGGTTTTCATACAAACCCTGAAAGAGCGAAATTCCTTCTACACCGATTCCCCGGAATTCCGCTACGAAAAATTCATCCAGCAGCACCCCGATTTGCAGCAGCGGTTGTCTCAATATTATATAGCCTCCTACGTGGGCGTGAAACCACAATCCCTCAGCCGCATCCGGAAAAGATTATCGGTCTCTTGA
- a CDS encoding DUF2798 domain-containing protein, giving the protein MNKKYFKYINTLLVVIPMTLIMAFVGLMRNYGFGEAWFLKFLNAWSVMLPVAYLSAFIIIPRARKLAEKITTKS; this is encoded by the coding sequence ATGAACAAAAAGTATTTTAAGTACATCAACACATTGCTTGTTGTGATTCCGATGACGTTAATTATGGCCTTTGTTGGGCTCATGCGAAACTATGGCTTTGGAGAAGCGTGGTTTCTCAAATTCCTGAACGCCTGGAGCGTTATGCTTCCCGTGGCCTATCTCTCCGCATTCATCATCATTCCGCGCGCACGAAAATTGGCTGAGAAGATCACTACCAAATCTTAA
- a CDS encoding Crp/Fnr family transcriptional regulator yields the protein MSSKADTASIQPLLDYFDDILPLTPEEKQLVVTKFHPHLYLKKQYALQHGDVCQYFNFIVRGCLRLYQVDNEGAVHILQFATENHWILDLASFHKGLPSKLDIDALEETVVLRITRNDLIDLYLHGQQFNRIFRVLLENSFMHQQERLSQLFSSTAEERYQSFLETYPHLLTRLSQVQIASYLGVTPEFLSRIRSKMAKG from the coding sequence ATGAGCTCGAAAGCAGACACAGCGTCCATCCAACCGTTACTCGATTACTTCGATGATATCTTGCCCCTTACGCCTGAGGAGAAACAACTCGTTGTGACAAAATTTCATCCACACCTTTATTTGAAAAAGCAATACGCGTTGCAGCACGGCGATGTTTGCCAGTATTTTAACTTTATCGTTCGGGGATGCCTGCGGCTCTATCAGGTGGACAACGAGGGGGCTGTGCACATTCTTCAATTCGCCACGGAGAATCACTGGATCCTCGACCTGGCAAGCTTTCATAAGGGCCTGCCGTCAAAGCTCGATATCGACGCGTTGGAGGAAACGGTGGTGCTCCGCATTACGCGCAACGATTTGATCGATCTCTACTTACACGGCCAGCAGTTCAATCGCATCTTCCGGGTGTTGCTGGAAAATAGCTTTATGCATCAGCAGGAGCGATTGTCTCAACTCTTCAGCTCGACAGCAGAAGAGCGATACCAGTCTTTTCTGGAAACCTATCCGCATCTTCTCACACGCCTCTCGCAGGTGCAAATTGCGTCCTATCTGGGCGTTACACCCGAATTCCTGAGTCGTATCCGGAGCAAAATGGCGAAGGGGTAG
- a CDS encoding Fic family protein has protein sequence MSKYVHLLKEWPAFKWEDEKILLPLSAMRHKQGRLLGKLEGLGFRLREEATLETLTQDVVKSSEIEGERLPADEVRSSIARRLGIEIAGEVAVSRNVEGIVEMMLDATQKYKAALTDDRLFGWHATLFPTGRSGMHKIKVGAWRDDANGPMQVVSGAMGKERVHYEAPEATRLDVEMKTFLQWFNQSTPLDPVLKAAIAHLWFVTLHPFDDGNGRIARAIADMQLARADGSRQRFYSMSAQIQRERNVYYDVLEKTQKGNLDITAWLLWFFDCLDRAIALSEENLSGVMHKAKFWESNQTVALNERQRKMLNAFMDGFEGKLTSSKWAKMAKCSPDTALRDMQDLIEKGILEKEEGGGRSTSYKLRS, from the coding sequence ATGAGTAAGTACGTCCATCTACTAAAGGAGTGGCCAGCGTTCAAATGGGAAGATGAGAAGATCCTCTTGCCGCTTTCTGCCATGCGACACAAGCAAGGCCGGTTGCTGGGCAAACTGGAAGGACTTGGCTTTCGCTTAAGGGAAGAAGCAACGCTGGAGACATTGACGCAGGATGTTGTCAAGTCGAGCGAGATAGAAGGCGAGCGATTGCCGGCCGATGAGGTGCGCTCCTCTATCGCCAGACGGTTAGGGATTGAAATTGCAGGAGAAGTGGCCGTGAGCCGGAATGTCGAAGGGATCGTGGAGATGATGCTCGATGCCACACAAAAATACAAAGCAGCCCTCACGGACGACCGGCTTTTTGGATGGCACGCTACACTCTTTCCCACGGGCAGAAGCGGCATGCATAAAATTAAGGTGGGTGCCTGGCGGGACGATGCCAATGGGCCCATGCAAGTGGTGTCGGGCGCCATGGGAAAAGAGCGTGTCCACTATGAAGCACCGGAGGCAACCCGGCTCGATGTTGAAATGAAGACGTTCCTTCAATGGTTCAATCAGTCAACGCCACTGGATCCTGTGTTGAAAGCAGCGATCGCCCATTTGTGGTTTGTTACCCTTCACCCTTTTGACGATGGCAACGGTCGCATCGCCCGGGCCATCGCCGATATGCAACTGGCAAGAGCCGATGGAAGCCGGCAGCGCTTCTACAGCATGTCTGCTCAAATTCAGCGTGAAAGAAATGTTTACTACGACGTTCTGGAGAAAACGCAGAAAGGGAATCTCGATATCACCGCGTGGCTATTGTGGTTTTTTGATTGTCTTGACAGGGCCATCGCTTTATCGGAAGAGAACTTATCGGGTGTGATGCACAAGGCAAAATTTTGGGAATCGAACCAAACGGTTGCGCTTAACGAACGGCAGCGCAAAATGCTCAATGCCTTTATGGATGGATTTGAAGGCAAGCTCACCTCTTCGAAATGGGCAAAGATGGCCAAGTGTTCTCCGGACACGGCGTTGAGAGATATGCAAGATTTAATTGAAAAGGGGATCCTGGAGAAAGAAGAAGGAGGCGGAAGGAGCACGAGTTATAAACTAAGATCATAA
- a CDS encoding ester cyclase — protein MNRFVEFINTADEKLAQELIGLDAKFYVPGRPEPVQGPAGYLAIIGMMRSGFPDIQWTLEETIVEDDKVAARFMMRGTHDGSFFGIPPTGKSIAVQAMNFYRLSDGKFMEEYGMPDRMGLMQQIGGMPV, from the coding sequence ATGAACCGCTTTGTCGAGTTCATCAACACGGCCGACGAAAAATTGGCGCAGGAACTTATTGGCTTGGATGCAAAATTTTATGTCCCTGGACGCCCTGAACCTGTGCAAGGTCCCGCAGGATATCTGGCCATCATTGGCATGATGCGAAGTGGTTTCCCGGATATTCAATGGACGCTGGAAGAGACCATTGTCGAGGATGATAAAGTTGCCGCCCGTTTTATGATGCGCGGTACACACGATGGATCTTTTTTTGGCATCCCGCCAACCGGGAAATCAATTGCCGTGCAGGCGATGAACTTCTATCGTCTTTCGGATGGAAAGTTTATGGAAGAGTATGGCATGCCGGACAGGATGGGCTTGATGCAACAGATCGGCGGCATGCCGGTTTAA
- a CDS encoding efflux RND transporter permease subunit, giving the protein MFSKFIRRPVFAIVISVIIVFVGILAIKKLPISQFPDIAPTTVNIFIAYPGSSADVLVKSTLIMLEQAINGVQDMRYIATDATSAGEATLRIIFEPGTDPNDAVIRVKTRVDQVMPLLPELVQREGVIITPIQPSMLMYVNLYSNEKSMDEKFLFNYATVKMIPEIQRTRGVARAQILGSRRYAMRVWLNPERMRAYSISVEDVMKAIGEQSILGRPGRIGQSSGIKAQSLEYVLTYKGRFNKPEEYEAIIIRANPEGESIHLRDIATVELGSEFFDIYSNLDGKASAAIVLKQNYGSNASDVIEEVKKKLEVMKESFPPGMDYKISYDVSQFLDASIEQVIETLRDAFILVAIVVFIFLGDWRSTLIPILAVPVSLVGAFFVIQFFGLSINLVTLFALVLAIGIVVDDAIVVVEAVHAKFEEEPHISPYNAVKKVLSEISGAIIAITMVMVSVFVPISFMSGPVGTFYRQFSITMASSIVISALIALTLTPVLCAMMLKNHHGHPKKKNILTKALDSFNGAFEKLTGRYVGILKVIVNRRLVTFVILLGFCAGIYYENKVVPSGFIPNEDQGTIYAIIQTPPGSTLEKTNEVSRRLQKICEEIEGVESVSSLAGYEIMTEGRGSNAGTCLINLKNWSDRKQTVKEIMEELETKTRGLGAIVEFFEPPAIPGFGTSGGFSMRLLDKTTDTDYHEFDKINKDFMDKLGKRKELTGLFTFFAANYPQYELEIDNNLAMQKGVSIGKAMDNLNILIGSTYEQGFIKFNQFFKVYVQSDPKFRRMPSDLLNLFVKNDQGQMVPYSAFMKLKKGQGPNEITRFNLYNSAAIQGLPAKGYTTADAIQAIREVAKTLPRGYDIAFEGLSYDESIRGNEALYVFLIVLLFVYFVLAAQYESFIIPFAVVLSLPVGVFGSFLMLKLMGLENNIYAQIGLIMLVGLLGKNAVLIVEFAVQKRQQGETILNAAIEGARVRFRPILMTSFAFVAGLIPLIIATGAGAIGNRTIGSSALGGMLFGTIFGVIVIPGLYFIFGSLADGRHLIKHEDDDSLTENLVHQIDNFPQPDEKDNDDHAH; this is encoded by the coding sequence ATGTTTAGTAAGTTCATACGCAGGCCGGTATTTGCTATTGTGATATCGGTCATAATCGTCTTTGTGGGGATATTGGCGATCAAGAAGCTGCCGATCTCTCAGTTCCCGGACATCGCCCCGACAACGGTAAACATATTTATCGCTTATCCAGGGTCGAGTGCCGATGTGTTGGTGAAGTCCACCCTCATTATGTTGGAGCAGGCCATCAACGGGGTGCAGGATATGCGCTACATCGCTACTGACGCCACCAGCGCCGGTGAAGCCACGTTGCGCATTATTTTTGAACCGGGCACGGATCCGAACGATGCCGTGATCCGGGTGAAGACCCGGGTGGACCAGGTGATGCCGCTCTTGCCGGAATTGGTTCAACGGGAAGGGGTAATCATCACCCCAATCCAGCCGAGTATGTTGATGTACGTCAACCTCTATTCCAACGAAAAGAGCATGGACGAAAAATTCCTGTTCAACTACGCCACCGTGAAAATGATCCCGGAGATCCAGCGGACACGGGGTGTTGCCCGGGCGCAGATCTTGGGTAGCCGGCGATACGCCATGCGCGTTTGGTTAAATCCCGAACGGATGCGCGCCTATTCGATCTCGGTAGAAGATGTGATGAAGGCGATCGGTGAGCAAAGTATCCTCGGGCGCCCCGGCCGGATCGGTCAAAGTTCCGGTATCAAAGCACAGTCGCTGGAGTATGTGCTCACCTATAAAGGAAGATTTAACAAACCGGAAGAATACGAGGCGATTATTATCCGGGCCAACCCCGAAGGCGAAAGCATCCACCTGCGTGATATAGCGACCGTAGAATTGGGAAGCGAATTCTTTGATATCTATTCCAACCTCGACGGCAAGGCTTCGGCCGCCATTGTGTTGAAGCAAAACTATGGTAGCAACGCCAGCGATGTTATTGAAGAAGTAAAAAAGAAGCTTGAGGTCATGAAAGAATCCTTCCCTCCGGGAATGGATTATAAGATCAGCTACGACGTTTCCCAATTCCTCGATGCGTCCATCGAACAGGTAATCGAAACGTTGCGCGACGCGTTTATCCTGGTGGCCATCGTGGTGTTTATATTCCTCGGTGACTGGCGTTCTACGCTCATTCCCATCCTCGCCGTTCCGGTGTCGTTGGTCGGAGCTTTCTTCGTCATCCAGTTTTTTGGACTTTCCATCAACCTGGTGACACTCTTTGCACTCGTGTTGGCGATCGGTATTGTGGTGGATGATGCGATTGTGGTGGTGGAAGCCGTGCACGCCAAGTTTGAGGAGGAACCTCATATAAGTCCGTACAACGCCGTTAAAAAAGTATTGAGTGAAATCAGCGGCGCCATCATCGCGATCACCATGGTAATGGTGTCGGTATTTGTGCCGATTTCATTTATGTCCGGTCCTGTCGGTACCTTCTACCGGCAGTTCTCGATCACCATGGCGAGTTCGATCGTGATCTCGGCGTTGATCGCGTTAACGCTGACGCCTGTATTGTGCGCGATGATGTTGAAAAATCACCACGGACATCCGAAGAAGAAAAACATCCTGACAAAAGCGCTCGATAGTTTCAACGGCGCTTTTGAGAAACTTACTGGACGATACGTTGGCATTTTGAAAGTAATCGTCAACAGAAGGTTAGTGACGTTCGTCATCCTGCTCGGGTTTTGTGCGGGGATCTACTACGAGAACAAGGTTGTGCCTTCAGGCTTTATTCCGAATGAAGACCAGGGTACGATCTATGCCATTATCCAGACACCTCCTGGTTCGACACTGGAAAAAACGAACGAGGTCTCCCGTCGCCTTCAGAAAATTTGCGAAGAAATTGAGGGTGTGGAATCCGTATCCTCTTTGGCAGGTTACGAAATCATGACCGAAGGTCGGGGATCGAATGCGGGTACCTGTCTGATCAACCTCAAGAATTGGTCGGACCGTAAACAAACCGTTAAGGAGATCATGGAAGAGCTGGAAACGAAAACGCGGGGCCTGGGCGCCATTGTCGAATTCTTTGAACCGCCGGCTATCCCGGGCTTTGGTACGTCAGGTGGTTTCTCGATGCGTTTGTTGGATAAAACGACCGACACCGACTATCATGAATTTGATAAGATCAACAAGGATTTCATGGATAAACTCGGCAAGCGCAAAGAGCTCACCGGTTTGTTCACCTTCTTCGCGGCCAACTATCCACAGTACGAACTCGAAATTGATAATAACCTGGCCATGCAAAAAGGCGTGTCGATCGGAAAAGCGATGGACAACCTCAACATCTTGATTGGTAGTACATATGAGCAAGGCTTCATCAAGTTCAATCAGTTCTTCAAGGTGTATGTGCAGTCCGATCCGAAATTCCGGAGAATGCCGTCCGACCTGCTGAACCTTTTTGTGAAAAACGACCAGGGACAAATGGTACCCTACTCGGCATTCATGAAACTCAAAAAAGGTCAAGGTCCGAACGAAATCACCCGATTCAATTTGTACAATTCCGCAGCGATCCAGGGTCTTCCGGCGAAGGGCTACACCACGGCAGATGCCATCCAAGCCATACGTGAAGTGGCCAAGACGTTGCCACGGGGCTACGACATCGCTTTTGAAGGTTTGTCCTACGACGAATCGATCCGGGGAAATGAAGCACTTTATGTGTTCCTGATCGTACTGTTGTTTGTGTACTTTGTGTTGGCCGCACAGTACGAAAGTTTTATCATTCCCTTTGCGGTAGTGCTTTCGCTGCCTGTGGGGGTATTTGGTTCGTTCCTGATGCTCAAATTAATGGGGCTGGAGAACAACATTTATGCACAGATCGGTTTGATCATGTTGGTGGGTCTGTTAGGGAAAAACGCCGTGCTTATCGTGGAATTTGCCGTCCAAAAACGGCAGCAGGGAGAAACCATTTTGAACGCTGCGATTGAAGGCGCGAGAGTACGTTTCCGTCCGATCCTCATGACGTCGTTCGCCTTTGTTGCAGGTTTGATACCTTTGATCATTGCCACGGGTGCCGGCGCTATCGGTAACCGCACCATCGGTTCATCGGCGCTGGGGGGTATGTTATTCGGAACAATCTTCGGGGTGATCGTCATCCCGGGACTGTACTTCATATTCGGCAGCCTGGCAGATGGCCGTCACCTGATCAAACATGAAGACGATGATTCACTGACCGAAAATCTGGTTCACCAAATCGATAATTTTCCGCAACCCGATGAAAAAGACAACGATGACCATGCGCACTAA